A section of the Roseivirga sp. BDSF3-8 genome encodes:
- a CDS encoding peptidoglycan DD-metalloendopeptidase family protein — MKKRILAIGILVALSIASYYMLSPYRQQSASATQVSEASATLHADSVSKPEPEPKVLYGMVVDSMLIIEDVIKPNQNLSHILSEYNISFGTIHNIALKSKEVFDVRRLAANKKYTLICDNDSARTAKAMVYEPSPLEYVVFDLQDSIRIYKEQRQVVTEERTMSGVIESSMYQTLMDEGASPALVSKLADVFAWQIDFFRIQKGDRFKVIYEQQLVEGEPVGLGRIIGAEFEHFGNTFFAFYYDQGNGVDYFDEEGNSLRKAFLKAPLNYSRISSRYSPRRFHPVQKRWKAHLGTDYAAPTGTPIKSVGDGIIVASTYNSGNGNYVKVKHNSVYTTQYLHMSKRAQGIRPGVKVKQGQIIGYVGSTGLATGPHLCFRFWKNGRQVDALRVELPPSEPISKEHAEAFAEVKRSLTQKLESISYPVKEEEKVLAKVQ, encoded by the coding sequence ATGAAAAAACGTATTCTTGCTATCGGAATTTTGGTGGCTCTTTCTATTGCTTCCTATTATATGTTGAGCCCCTACAGACAACAGTCTGCAAGCGCTACTCAGGTAAGTGAAGCTTCGGCTACTTTACATGCAGATTCCGTAAGTAAGCCAGAACCTGAACCCAAGGTTCTATACGGTATGGTCGTGGATTCTATGCTCATTATAGAGGATGTCATAAAGCCTAACCAAAACCTTTCACACATCCTTTCCGAGTACAATATTTCATTTGGCACCATCCACAACATCGCTCTTAAGAGCAAAGAGGTATTTGATGTAAGGCGTTTGGCTGCCAATAAAAAATATACTCTCATCTGCGATAATGATTCCGCTCGTACGGCTAAGGCCATGGTTTATGAACCTAGTCCGCTGGAATATGTCGTGTTTGACCTGCAGGATAGCATCAGAATCTACAAGGAGCAGAGGCAGGTAGTCACCGAAGAAAGGACCATGAGCGGTGTGATCGAGAGCAGCATGTACCAAACCCTTATGGATGAAGGAGCCTCTCCCGCACTCGTAAGTAAGCTGGCCGATGTGTTCGCCTGGCAAATCGACTTCTTCCGTATCCAAAAGGGAGATCGCTTTAAAGTCATATATGAGCAGCAACTCGTAGAAGGCGAACCTGTTGGGCTGGGTAGAATCATAGGAGCTGAATTTGAGCACTTCGGTAATACGTTTTTTGCCTTTTACTATGATCAGGGCAATGGGGTAGACTACTTTGATGAGGAGGGCAACAGCCTTCGCAAAGCATTTCTTAAGGCACCTCTGAACTACAGCCGTATCAGTAGCCGCTACTCTCCCAGGCGATTCCATCCCGTACAAAAGCGGTGGAAAGCACATTTGGGTACAGATTATGCGGCCCCCACAGGCACCCCTATCAAGTCAGTCGGTGACGGCATCATAGTCGCCTCTACCTACAACAGCGGTAATGGCAACTATGTGAAAGTAAAGCACAACAGTGTTTATACCACTCAGTACCTCCATATGTCTAAGCGCGCCCAAGGTATTCGCCCGGGTGTAAAGGTAAAGCAGGGACAGATAATCGGCTATGTGGGCAGCACAGGGCTGGCCACAGGCCCCCACTTATGCTTCCGTTTTTGGAAGAATGGCCGTCAGGTAGATGCACTAAGGGTAGAACTTCCCCCTTCGGAGCCTATCAGTAAAGAACATGCTGAAGCTTTCGCTGAGGTAAAAAGAAGCCTGACACAAAAGCTGGAAAGCATCAGCTATCCTGTTAAGGAAGAAGAAAAGGTATTGGCTAAAGTGCAGTAG
- a CDS encoding protein-disulfide reductase DsbD family protein, protein MRYLLLLLTLLLTLGTITPSAAQILDPVQWQTTVEEGSSPDERIIVFKATIDPDWYLYSSDFDPDLGPQVTTFIYEDEEGYQLSGEVIPVDPKEKFDEIFEGNVTYFKQTGVFRQPVKLTGKDDPVATGIIEYQTCSDITGQCIPKEYEFSVALTGENTLLAGTTNPEKGNAQTSSESSGSVFSAMNNDSTTPANDTENPEKSVIATGQPEKNEAEKKESLWSFLLIAFLAGMAVLITPCVFPILPMTLSMFSGDKKGGHTKALFYGLSIVVIYTVAGTLVAGLLGADANNEISTHWLPNTIFFLTFLIFALSFFGLFEITLPSGLVNKIDDQADKGGLIGVFFMALTLVVVSFSCTGPIVGSLLVASASGDILQPVAGMFSFGLGMALPLTVLAFSPGVVDKFIRGQSGSWLNAVKVVFGFLELALAFKFLSMIDLVYHWGILDRDVFLVIWIVIFSLMGFYLLGKIRLASDGPNEGIGVGRLLLSIITFAFVLYLIPGLFGAPLKAIAGYLPPMSTQDFNIVRLMREQSAVGEQVSVVEEEACESPKYNDFLEIPQGLFGYFEYEQALACSKATGKPVFLDFTGHGCANCREMEESVWSDPEVLQSLREDYIVVSLYVDERYELPESEWYESAYDGKVKKTIGKQNADFQITRFGNNAQPFYVLVDSQGQPLTNEPMGYNKDVEAFKDFLESGLEAHENNKVAAVQ, encoded by the coding sequence ATGAGGTATCTCCTTTTACTCCTAACTCTATTACTGACATTAGGAACGATCACCCCTTCTGCTGCCCAGATCCTGGATCCGGTTCAGTGGCAAACCACAGTGGAAGAAGGTAGTTCACCTGATGAACGGATCATCGTATTCAAAGCAACCATCGATCCCGATTGGTACCTTTACAGCAGTGACTTTGACCCCGATCTGGGCCCCCAGGTTACCACCTTTATCTATGAAGATGAAGAAGGGTACCAGCTTTCCGGCGAAGTAATTCCCGTAGACCCTAAAGAGAAGTTTGATGAAATATTTGAAGGGAATGTCACCTACTTTAAGCAAACAGGGGTTTTTCGTCAGCCTGTAAAGCTTACAGGAAAAGATGATCCTGTAGCCACGGGAATAATCGAATATCAAACCTGTAGTGATATTACAGGACAGTGTATTCCTAAAGAATATGAGTTCAGTGTAGCCCTAACCGGCGAAAACACCTTACTGGCAGGAACCACTAATCCTGAAAAGGGCAACGCACAAACAAGCTCTGAGTCTTCCGGCAGCGTGTTTAGCGCTATGAACAACGACAGTACCACCCCGGCAAATGACACCGAAAACCCTGAAAAAAGTGTCATAGCCACCGGACAGCCGGAAAAAAACGAGGCTGAAAAAAAAGAAAGCCTATGGAGCTTTCTTCTCATCGCCTTCCTTGCCGGAATGGCTGTACTCATTACCCCCTGTGTTTTTCCCATCCTCCCTATGACCCTGAGTATGTTTTCAGGTGATAAGAAGGGTGGTCATACAAAGGCACTTTTTTATGGGCTTAGTATAGTAGTCATTTATACAGTAGCCGGTACACTTGTGGCAGGCCTGCTGGGAGCGGATGCTAATAATGAAATAAGCACCCACTGGCTGCCCAACACTATTTTCTTCCTGACCTTTCTCATATTTGCCCTCAGCTTTTTCGGACTTTTTGAGATCACCTTACCCAGCGGCCTGGTTAATAAAATAGATGATCAGGCGGATAAAGGAGGTCTGATCGGGGTATTCTTCATGGCCCTTACCCTGGTGGTGGTAAGCTTTAGCTGCACAGGTCCCATAGTAGGTAGTCTTTTGGTAGCCTCTGCCAGCGGAGACATACTACAGCCTGTAGCCGGCATGTTCAGCTTTGGCCTGGGCATGGCTTTGCCCCTTACTGTTCTGGCCTTTTCACCAGGAGTGGTGGATAAGTTTATCCGCGGCCAGTCGGGCTCTTGGCTCAACGCCGTCAAAGTCGTATTTGGCTTCCTGGAGCTAGCCCTGGCATTCAAGTTTCTCAGTATGATAGACCTGGTTTATCACTGGGGCATATTGGACAGAGATGTATTTCTTGTCATCTGGATAGTAATATTCAGCCTTATGGGCTTTTACCTGCTCGGTAAAATACGCCTGGCCTCCGACGGACCAAATGAAGGCATCGGGGTAGGCAGGTTATTGCTCTCCATTATTACCTTTGCTTTCGTTCTATACCTTATCCCCGGCCTGTTTGGAGCACCCCTTAAGGCTATCGCAGGTTACCTTCCGCCTATGTCGACCCAGGACTTCAATATTGTTCGCCTTATGCGTGAACAATCTGCAGTGGGCGAACAGGTTTCCGTAGTGGAAGAAGAAGCCTGTGAATCACCTAAGTACAACGACTTCCTGGAAATCCCTCAGGGACTCTTTGGGTACTTTGAATATGAGCAGGCACTGGCTTGTAGTAAAGCCACCGGCAAACCTGTCTTTCTGGATTTTACCGGTCATGGTTGTGCCAACTGCCGGGAAATGGAAGAAAGCGTATGGTCTGACCCTGAGGTACTCCAGAGCCTTCGGGAGGACTATATCGTCGTATCTCTCTATGTAGATGAACGCTACGAGTTACCCGAATCTGAGTGGTACGAATCAGCATACGATGGTAAGGTAAAAAAGACGATCGGCAAGCAGAATGCCGACTTCCAGATCACACGATTTGGTAATAACGCTCAGCCTTTTTACGTGCTGGTGGATAGCCAGGGACAACCCCTCACCAATGAGCCGATGGGGTATAATAAAGATGTAGAGGCTTTTAAAGACTTTCTTGAAAGCGGACTGGAGGCCCATGAAAATAATAAAGTAGCCGCCGTGCAATAG
- a CDS encoding dipeptidase, which produces MNQTKGTDTKSYIESNRQRFIDELFDLLRIPSVSADSKFKADVRRAAEWVREKILEAGADSAELHETKGHPIVYGEKIVDPSLPTILIYGHYDVQPADPYELWDSPPFEPVVKDQKIFARGAADDKGQFYMHIKALEVLNNTTGLPCNVKMMIEGEEEVGSENLDIFVKNNKELLKADVIVVSDTSMISNEHPSVTVGLKGLSYLEVEVTGPNRDLHSGTYGGAVANPINTLCRMIASLQDENNRITIPGFYDKVAELTLEERKELAKAPFDEEAYKKELGVDGLAGEKGYTILEQLGIRPTLDVNGIWGGYTGEGAKTVLPSKAYAKISMRLVPDQDHHEITALFEKHFMSIAPEGVKVKVKPHHGGQPAVVPTDSPGFEAASRAFEEAWNKRPVPTRDGGSIPIVALFQKELGLDSILLGFGLNSDAIHSPNESYGIFNFIKGIETISLFHKHFGEVHGK; this is translated from the coding sequence ATGAACCAAACGAAAGGTACAGATACCAAAAGCTACATCGAAAGTAACCGGCAGCGATTCATAGACGAACTGTTTGATCTGCTTCGGATCCCTTCGGTAAGTGCAGACAGTAAGTTTAAAGCCGACGTACGCCGGGCGGCCGAGTGGGTACGTGAGAAAATACTTGAAGCTGGTGCCGATTCAGCGGAGCTTCATGAAACGAAGGGCCACCCCATTGTATATGGCGAAAAGATCGTAGATCCTTCACTTCCTACTATCCTTATCTATGGCCACTACGATGTGCAGCCTGCTGATCCGTACGAGCTTTGGGACTCACCCCCTTTCGAGCCTGTCGTAAAAGACCAAAAAATATTTGCGAGAGGTGCAGCCGATGATAAAGGCCAGTTTTACATGCATATTAAAGCCCTGGAGGTACTTAATAATACCACAGGCCTCCCTTGCAACGTCAAAATGATGATTGAAGGTGAGGAAGAAGTAGGCTCAGAGAACCTCGATATCTTTGTAAAGAATAATAAAGAGCTGCTAAAAGCTGATGTGATCGTAGTATCTGACACCAGCATGATAAGCAATGAGCATCCCAGCGTTACGGTAGGCCTCAAGGGGCTGAGCTACCTGGAGGTAGAAGTAACCGGACCTAACCGCGACCTGCATAGTGGCACATACGGTGGTGCCGTGGCAAACCCTATCAATACGCTATGCCGCATGATCGCCAGCCTGCAGGATGAAAATAACCGGATTACTATCCCAGGCTTCTACGATAAGGTAGCCGAGCTGACTCTTGAGGAAAGGAAAGAACTGGCAAAAGCCCCGTTTGATGAAGAGGCATATAAAAAAGAACTCGGTGTGGATGGCCTTGCTGGTGAGAAGGGCTATACCATACTCGAGCAGCTGGGCATCCGGCCTACTCTTGATGTAAATGGGATATGGGGAGGATATACTGGTGAAGGAGCCAAAACAGTATTGCCCTCTAAAGCCTATGCTAAAATAAGCATGAGGTTAGTACCGGACCAGGACCACCACGAAATCACAGCGCTTTTTGAAAAGCACTTCATGTCTATTGCTCCTGAGGGGGTGAAAGTGAAGGTAAAACCTCACCATGGCGGCCAGCCTGCGGTGGTGCCTACCGACTCACCAGGCTTTGAAGCTGCCAGCCGCGCCTTTGAGGAAGCATGGAACAAGCGCCCTGTACCTACCCGTGACGGAGGAAGTATCCCTATCGTAGCACTTTTCCAAAAGGAACTGGGCCTTGATAGCATACTCCTTGGGTTTGGCCTTAACAGTGATGCCATTCACTCGCCTAATGAAAGCTACGGCATATTCAACTTTATCAAAGGAATAGAAACCATTAGCTTATTCCATAAGCACTTTGGTGAAGTTCATGGAAAGTAA
- the polA gene encoding DNA polymerase I: MSKPENKMFLLDAMALIYRAHFAFSKNPRINSKGVNTGAALGFTNTLVEILNKEKPTHIAVAFDTSAPTFRHERFPEYKAQREEQPEDIRVAIPVVKDIVRAFNIPVIEKDGFEADDLIGTIAHKAGDAGFEVFMMTPDKDYGQLVREHVYLYKPSFMGNGVDVLGIPEVLQKWDIERVDQVADMLGLQGDSVDNIPGIPGIGPKTAAKLLKKYGTVEELVKNYQDLKGKQKENVEKYADQAILSKELATINTEVPVHFDPDSCKCSEPDEKEINRLFEELEFRTLARRVLGQEIPKSKSTRKVKKDTAQMGLFGSEEKEEEEDKPASEAAPETAVAISSRNTIYNTPHHYHLVEEEEKLKELAVYLGRQKEFCFDTETDSLDAHEAELVGLSFSYVAGEAYYVPVPDDRDGCLSIVAFFREVLENPDVIKIGQNLKYDMLVLKRYGVEVKGTLFDTMIAHYLLEPDMRHNMDVLAESILNYTPVSIETLIGKKGKKQGSMRDAEVEKVAEYAGEDADITLQLKLSLEKDIKKHNLDDLLLKVESPLTRVLADMEAEGVKIDTETLQSYSKALEKESVEIEKRIYELAGEEFNIASTKQLGPILFEKLQIDTKPKKTKTGLYATGEEVLVKYANEHEIVRLIQDYRELNKLKSTYVDALPLLISPRTGLIHTNYNQAVAATGRLSSTNPNLQNIPIRTDRGREIRRAFVPRSEEYTLMAADYSQIELRIMAAFSEDESMIDAFKNGRDIHATTASKIYKVPLEEVDSDMRRKAKTANFGIIYGISAFGLSQRLDIPRGEASDIINAYFEEFPAVKEYMDRVVNDARSQEYVETILNRRRYLRDINSRNATIRGYAERNAINAPIQGSAADIIKIAMINIYDWMKKEKLKSKMIMQVHDELVFDVHLEEKELMEKQVVELMKNAHPLSVPMEIGVGFGSNWLEAH, translated from the coding sequence ATGAGCAAGCCTGAAAATAAAATGTTTTTGCTGGACGCCATGGCCCTGATCTACCGCGCCCACTTTGCCTTCAGCAAAAATCCACGAATAAATTCTAAAGGGGTAAATACCGGTGCTGCCCTCGGTTTTACAAACACCCTTGTAGAAATACTTAATAAAGAAAAGCCTACCCACATAGCTGTAGCCTTTGATACCAGTGCTCCCACCTTCCGCCACGAGCGCTTTCCGGAGTACAAGGCCCAGCGTGAAGAGCAGCCCGAAGATATCAGAGTAGCCATCCCTGTGGTAAAAGACATCGTAAGGGCCTTCAATATCCCCGTAATCGAAAAGGACGGCTTTGAGGCAGACGACCTCATCGGCACCATAGCCCACAAAGCGGGTGATGCTGGTTTTGAGGTATTTATGATGACCCCTGACAAGGACTACGGCCAGCTTGTACGCGAACATGTTTACCTGTACAAACCCAGCTTCATGGGCAACGGGGTAGATGTACTCGGTATACCAGAAGTACTACAGAAATGGGATATTGAGCGGGTGGACCAGGTCGCCGATATGCTGGGATTGCAGGGAGATAGTGTGGATAATATCCCCGGTATACCAGGTATAGGGCCTAAGACTGCCGCCAAGCTCCTAAAGAAATATGGCACAGTAGAGGAGCTGGTCAAAAACTACCAGGACCTTAAGGGCAAGCAAAAAGAAAACGTAGAAAAATACGCTGATCAGGCCATCCTTTCTAAAGAGCTGGCCACCATTAACACAGAAGTTCCCGTCCATTTCGATCCTGACTCCTGCAAGTGCAGTGAGCCTGATGAGAAGGAAATTAACAGGCTGTTTGAAGAGTTAGAGTTCCGTACACTCGCCCGCCGCGTCCTTGGGCAAGAGATCCCGAAGTCCAAATCCACCCGAAAGGTGAAGAAAGACACAGCACAAATGGGGCTTTTTGGCAGCGAAGAAAAGGAAGAGGAAGAGGATAAACCAGCCTCCGAAGCAGCACCCGAAACGGCTGTGGCCATCAGTAGCCGGAACACTATCTATAATACGCCACACCATTACCACCTGGTAGAGGAAGAGGAAAAGCTTAAAGAACTGGCGGTATACCTGGGCAGGCAAAAAGAATTTTGCTTTGACACAGAGACTGACAGTCTTGATGCCCATGAAGCTGAGCTTGTAGGGCTGTCATTCAGTTATGTGGCCGGAGAGGCTTACTACGTACCTGTACCCGACGATCGTGACGGGTGCCTCTCTATAGTGGCTTTCTTCAGAGAAGTGCTGGAAAATCCTGACGTTATCAAAATAGGGCAAAACCTTAAGTATGATATGCTCGTGCTCAAGCGGTACGGTGTAGAGGTGAAAGGCACCTTATTCGACACCATGATAGCCCACTACCTGCTGGAGCCTGATATGCGCCATAATATGGATGTGCTTGCCGAGTCCATCCTCAACTACACCCCAGTTTCCATTGAAACCCTGATTGGGAAGAAAGGCAAAAAACAGGGAAGTATGCGCGACGCTGAGGTAGAAAAGGTAGCCGAATACGCAGGAGAAGACGCCGACATAACCCTCCAGCTTAAACTGTCTCTGGAAAAAGACATTAAAAAACACAATCTGGACGACCTGCTGCTGAAGGTCGAATCCCCACTAACCCGTGTCCTTGCAGATATGGAAGCAGAAGGCGTCAAAATTGACACCGAAACCCTTCAGTCCTATAGCAAGGCCCTCGAAAAGGAGAGTGTGGAGATCGAAAAGCGTATCTACGAGTTAGCTGGAGAGGAATTTAATATAGCCTCAACCAAGCAACTCGGTCCTATACTGTTTGAAAAGCTGCAGATAGATACTAAGCCTAAGAAAACAAAGACCGGCCTGTACGCTACCGGTGAAGAGGTTTTGGTAAAATATGCGAATGAGCACGAAATCGTAAGGCTTATTCAGGATTACCGCGAACTCAATAAACTCAAGTCTACCTATGTAGATGCCTTACCTCTACTCATATCCCCCCGTACAGGGCTCATTCATACTAACTATAACCAGGCTGTAGCGGCTACAGGCAGGCTTAGCTCCACTAACCCCAACCTGCAGAATATTCCTATCCGTACAGACCGCGGCCGGGAAATAAGGCGTGCGTTCGTACCCCGTAGTGAAGAATATACCCTAATGGCTGCAGACTATAGCCAGATTGAGTTACGCATCATGGCCGCCTTCTCGGAAGACGAGAGTATGATTGATGCGTTTAAAAACGGGCGTGATATCCATGCCACCACTGCCAGCAAGATATACAAAGTACCCCTGGAGGAAGTGGATAGTGATATGCGGCGCAAAGCAAAAACAGCCAATTTTGGCATAATCTACGGGATATCCGCCTTTGGCCTCTCTCAACGGCTCGATATACCAAGGGGTGAGGCCAGTGATATTATCAACGCTTACTTCGAAGAGTTTCCCGCAGTAAAAGAATACATGGACCGCGTGGTAAATGATGCCCGTAGCCAGGAGTATGTGGAAACCATACTCAATCGCAGACGCTACCTGAGAGACATCAACTCGAGAAATGCCACCATCAGAGGCTATGCTGAGCGAAACGCCATCAATGCCCCTATTCAGGGCAGCGCCGCTGATATCATCAAGATCGCCATGATCAACATCTATGATTGGATGAAAAAAGAGAAGCTGAAAAGCAAAATGATCATGCAGGTACATGATGAACTTGTTTTTGATGTTCATCTGGAAGAAAAGGAGCTCATGGAAAAACAAGTCGTAGAGCTCATGAAAAACGCTCATCCATTATCCGTACCCATGGAGATTGGTGTTGGCTTTGGCAGTAACTGGCTGGAGGCCCACTAA
- a CDS encoding cysteine desulfurase family protein, with protein MRVYLDNAATTPLDEEVFEAMKPYMLEYYGNPSSIHTHGNQVKSGLEKARKKVADLLNAAPAEIFFTSGGTEADNTAIRCTIDTYGIKHAITSRIEHHAVLHTLQAVEKEGKVKLHYVSLDERGHIDMDSLRSLLEKAGEKCFVSLMHGNNEIGNLTDIASVSGLCKEFGAVYHSDTVQTMGHYRHDLQALDCCSIVGSAHKFHGPKGVGFLYVSANHKIHPLITGGAQERNMRGGTENVYGIIGLAKALEIAYRDMDDHQAHIQGLKDYMIDRLKTEIPEVGFHGDSANASRSLYTVLNVSVPNVEDNAMLLFNLNIQQISASGGSACSSGSSIGSHVLAEVVKNKENRGAIRFSFSKRNTKEELDYVVNKLSETVKVSV; from the coding sequence ATGAGGGTTTACCTGGACAATGCCGCTACCACCCCTTTGGATGAGGAAGTATTTGAGGCCATGAAGCCTTATATGCTTGAATACTACGGCAACCCGTCATCTATCCACACTCACGGTAACCAAGTCAAATCAGGCCTGGAAAAAGCCCGGAAAAAAGTAGCTGATCTGCTTAATGCAGCTCCTGCGGAGATTTTCTTTACCTCAGGAGGCACAGAAGCAGACAATACAGCCATTCGCTGTACTATTGACACATATGGCATCAAACATGCCATTACCTCCCGGATCGAGCATCATGCCGTGCTGCATACCCTGCAGGCAGTAGAGAAAGAAGGCAAGGTCAAATTGCATTACGTATCTCTTGATGAAAGAGGCCATATCGATATGGATAGCCTGCGTTCACTGCTGGAAAAAGCGGGGGAAAAGTGCTTCGTTTCATTGATGCATGGAAATAATGAGATCGGTAACCTGACTGATATTGCCTCCGTATCGGGGCTCTGCAAAGAATTTGGCGCTGTCTATCACTCAGACACTGTTCAAACTATGGGACATTACCGTCATGACCTGCAGGCACTCGATTGTTGTAGCATTGTTGGATCTGCGCACAAGTTTCATGGGCCCAAAGGAGTGGGCTTTTTGTATGTTAGCGCCAACCATAAAATACACCCTCTCATAACCGGAGGGGCCCAGGAGCGTAATATGCGCGGTGGAACAGAAAATGTATATGGCATCATCGGCCTCGCCAAGGCATTAGAAATAGCCTACCGGGATATGGATGACCACCAGGCACATATTCAGGGCCTCAAAGATTACATGATCGATCGCCTTAAAACCGAAATCCCTGAAGTCGGTTTTCATGGAGACAGCGCTAATGCTAGCCGGAGCCTTTACACTGTACTCAATGTGAGCGTGCCTAATGTGGAAGATAATGCTATGCTTCTCTTTAACCTCAACATACAGCAGATATCAGCCTCCGGGGGCAGTGCCTGTAGCAGCGGTTCCAGCATAGGCTCACATGTCTTGGCTGAAGTAGTAAAAAACAAAGAGAACCGCGGCGCCATCCGCTTTAGCTTCAGTAAACGAAATACTAAGGAAGAACTGGACTATGTAGTAAACAAACTGTCCGAAACAGTTAAAGTCTCCGTATAG
- the glmM gene encoding phosphoglucosamine mutase, translated as MALIKSISGIRGTIGGLEGDALTPIDIVKFTSAYGYWLKQNSTRDKVIIGRDARLSGEMLSHLVTGSLQGLGFTVIDLDLSTTPTVEMAVTMEQAAGGIILTASHNPAPWNALKLLNERGEFISAEDGKKVLEIAESGKILFADVKKLGGYRQDTTYIDKHIDQILALDLVDVEAIRKRGFRIVIDCVNSSGGIALPKLLAALGVEHVNEMYCDANGLFPHNPEPLPEHLNAISHEVEHGQYDLGIVVDPDVDRLALICEDGTPFGEEYTLVAVADYVLKHSKGNTVSNLSSTRALRDVTEKHGGTYKASAVGEVNVVTMMKETGAVIGGEGNGGIIYPELHYGRDAMVGIALFLSHLAHFGKSTKMLRASYPNYYISKNKIELTPNIDVDQILSEIQDKYHNQPINTIDGVKVEFDKEWVHLRKSNTEPIIRIYSESESQATAEHLANKIISDIKEIISTNA; from the coding sequence GTGGCTTTAATTAAATCTATTTCCGGTATCCGGGGTACCATCGGTGGACTGGAAGGTGATGCTCTCACCCCTATTGATATTGTAAAATTTACCTCAGCCTACGGCTACTGGCTGAAACAAAACAGTACCAGGGACAAGGTAATAATTGGCAGGGATGCCCGCCTCTCAGGCGAGATGCTCAGCCACTTGGTTACCGGTTCATTGCAGGGGTTAGGCTTTACAGTAATAGATTTAGATCTCTCCACTACCCCTACAGTGGAAATGGCCGTAACTATGGAACAGGCTGCCGGCGGAATTATCCTTACGGCAAGCCATAACCCTGCTCCCTGGAATGCCCTTAAGCTTCTGAATGAACGAGGCGAGTTCATTTCCGCAGAAGACGGCAAAAAAGTACTTGAAATTGCCGAAAGCGGCAAAATCCTCTTCGCTGATGTAAAAAAGCTTGGGGGGTACCGTCAGGATACTACCTATATAGATAAGCACATAGATCAAATCCTTGCTCTTGACCTTGTCGATGTGGAAGCTATACGTAAGCGTGGCTTCCGTATTGTAATAGACTGTGTCAACAGTTCCGGAGGGATAGCACTACCCAAGTTACTGGCTGCATTGGGAGTAGAGCATGTAAATGAGATGTATTGTGACGCCAACGGCCTTTTTCCTCACAACCCCGAGCCATTGCCTGAGCACTTAAATGCGATAAGCCACGAAGTAGAGCACGGGCAGTATGATCTGGGCATCGTGGTAGACCCTGATGTAGACCGTCTCGCCTTAATTTGTGAGGACGGGACGCCATTTGGAGAGGAATACACACTGGTAGCTGTCGCTGATTATGTTTTAAAGCACAGTAAAGGAAATACCGTAAGCAACCTGAGCTCTACACGCGCCCTGAGGGATGTAACCGAAAAACATGGTGGTACCTATAAAGCGTCTGCGGTAGGCGAGGTGAATGTAGTCACCATGATGAAAGAAACAGGAGCCGTCATCGGTGGCGAAGGTAACGGGGGTATTATCTATCCCGAACTTCATTATGGACGGGATGCCATGGTAGGTATAGCATTATTTCTTAGCCACCTGGCTCACTTTGGTAAGTCAACTAAGATGCTCAGGGCCAGCTACCCTAATTATTATATCTCTAAAAATAAGATTGAGCTTACGCCTAATATAGATGTAGACCAGATCCTGAGTGAAATTCAGGATAAGTATCACAATCAGCCAATCAATACCATCGACGGCGTAAAGGTGGAATTTGATAAAGAATGGGTACATTTGCGAAAGTCTAATACGGAGCCCATTATCCGTATTTATAGCGAAAGTGAATCGCAGGCAACCGCTGAACACCTGGCTAATAAGATTATCTCTGACATTAAGGAGATAATTTCTACTAACGCATAA